In one window of Siphonobacter curvatus DNA:
- the estT gene encoding macrolide hydrolase EstT — protein sequence MNERQIQHKDVQLCTQNFGQVGRPTVLLLMGATASMLWWDTSFCQQLATKGYFVIRYDNRDVGQSTTYTPGPPPYRLDDLVDDVIGILNGYELLQAHLVGMSLGGLIAQMAALKYPQRVKSLTLISTGPWGDSDPTIPEMDPRIVAFQAKRVEIDWTDEQAVVEYMVQGARLMSGRKPFDENKQKQLIRAEFKRATHYVSMFNHASLQGGEEFYGRVSEITQPTLLIHGTDDLIWPYKHTDVLLAELKDARRITLEGTGHELHMADWITIVSAIANHISSVMHQ from the coding sequence ATGAACGAACGCCAGATTCAACACAAAGATGTGCAATTATGCACTCAAAACTTCGGCCAGGTAGGTAGGCCTACTGTTTTGCTACTAATGGGTGCCACGGCTTCCATGCTCTGGTGGGACACTTCTTTCTGCCAGCAACTGGCTACTAAAGGCTATTTTGTTATTCGTTATGACAATCGGGATGTGGGTCAATCGACTACCTATACCCCGGGGCCTCCCCCCTACCGATTAGATGATTTAGTGGATGATGTCATCGGCATACTAAACGGTTACGAGCTGCTTCAGGCTCATTTAGTAGGCATGTCTTTGGGCGGATTGATCGCCCAAATGGCAGCACTCAAATACCCTCAACGCGTTAAGTCCCTCACCTTGATCTCAACAGGTCCTTGGGGGGACTCCGACCCTACCATCCCCGAGATGGACCCGCGTATTGTCGCTTTTCAGGCTAAACGAGTGGAAATCGATTGGACTGATGAGCAGGCCGTGGTCGAGTACATGGTTCAAGGAGCCCGCTTGATGAGTGGTCGGAAACCTTTTGATGAAAACAAGCAGAAACAGCTGATTCGGGCTGAATTCAAGCGGGCCACTCATTACGTGAGTATGTTCAATCATGCCTCGCTACAAGGCGGAGAGGAATTCTACGGGCGAGTTTCGGAGATTACCCAGCCGACTTTGCTTATTCATGGAACCGACGACCTCATCTGGCCTTACAAACACACGGATGTACTGCTAGCGGAGCTCAAGGATGCTCGTCGGATCACCTTAGAAGGAACGGGTCATGAACTTCATATGGCCGATTGGATTACAATAGTCTCTGCCATTGCTAATCACATTAGCTCCGTGATGCATCAGTAG
- a CDS encoding helix-turn-helix transcriptional regulator, with the protein MQYLRYTPSLRLRDFIHFFWTLESSTPLTTPFLHWAVASGSSKLVFQYQGTMGLEKPSGPTQILTGASIQAQTQRSFQYVTDQAVGLVGIYFHPGALGVLLGVPAHELNNQHLALSDLLGQVGKDLEETILLAQSNAERINRLTVFFERRLAGLLSSDVGILRCIQAITASKGQLTIQALVDQYYLSQRQLERRFKTIAGFSPKLLSRIIRFEHSIHLFMDDPTSLTQTAYAAGYSDQSHFIREVNEFAGQSPMNYFMQDLSLFRSE; encoded by the coding sequence ATGCAGTACTTACGCTATACGCCTTCCCTGAGGCTCCGAGACTTCATCCATTTTTTCTGGACCCTGGAAAGTAGTACGCCCCTAACTACCCCCTTTTTGCATTGGGCGGTCGCTTCGGGCTCCTCCAAACTGGTTTTTCAGTACCAAGGGACGATGGGACTTGAAAAGCCCTCGGGGCCTACGCAAATCCTTACGGGTGCTAGTATACAAGCTCAGACCCAGCGATCCTTTCAGTATGTGACTGACCAAGCAGTGGGTTTGGTGGGCATTTACTTTCATCCCGGAGCACTGGGAGTACTGCTAGGGGTTCCCGCCCATGAACTCAATAATCAACATTTAGCCCTTTCCGACTTATTAGGGCAAGTCGGAAAGGACCTCGAAGAAACCATTCTACTCGCTCAATCAAACGCAGAGCGAATCAACCGGCTAACGGTATTTTTTGAGCGTCGATTAGCAGGATTGTTGAGTAGCGATGTAGGCATCCTCCGTTGCATCCAGGCTATCACTGCTAGTAAAGGACAACTCACCATTCAAGCGTTAGTGGATCAGTATTATCTGTCTCAACGGCAATTGGAACGGCGCTTTAAAACGATAGCCGGGTTTAGTCCCAAGTTATTATCACGCATCATTCGCTTTGAGCATAGCATTCATTTGTTTATGGATGACCCCACTTCGCTAACCCAAACGGCCTACGCGGCCGGTTACTCGGATCAGTCCCATTTTATTCGAGAGGTCAATGAGTTTGCTGGCCAATCGCCGATGAACTATTTCATGCAGGATTTGTCCCTGTTTCGTTCTGAGTAA
- a CDS encoding SRPBCC family protein, producing MKTDLLFDFTVDKTAKTVNITREFDAELSLVWDAYTKPEILDQWWAPRPWTSKTKFMNFEVGGRRFYAMVSPEGQEHWSIQRYTSISPKTNFKMFNAFADKDENPELPGSDWDLNFSEYNGRTKVSITIYNESLERMEKMIEMGFKEGTAMNMKNLEELLASLSQRK from the coding sequence ATGAAAACTGACTTGCTATTTGATTTTACCGTCGACAAAACGGCTAAAACAGTGAACATTACCCGAGAATTTGATGCCGAGCTTTCGCTGGTATGGGATGCCTATACTAAACCGGAAATTCTTGACCAATGGTGGGCACCTAGGCCCTGGACCTCCAAAACAAAATTTATGAATTTTGAAGTGGGCGGACGACGGTTTTATGCCATGGTAAGTCCTGAAGGACAGGAGCATTGGTCCATCCAGAGGTATACGTCGATTAGTCCTAAAACGAACTTCAAAATGTTCAATGCTTTTGCCGACAAAGATGAAAATCCTGAGTTGCCCGGTTCTGATTGGGATCTTAACTTCAGCGAATACAACGGAAGAACAAAAGTCAGTATTACGATTTATAATGAATCCCTGGAACGTATGGAGAAGATGATTGAAATGGGCTTCAAGGAAGGAACGGCCATGAACATGAAAAACCTGGAAGAGTTATTGGCAAGTTTATCGCAACGAAAGTAA
- a CDS encoding DUF1579 family protein encodes MKNASFIITFILLFIGYWAQSQTLTKVPANQQEAMTQLLNYSRPVPNHALLANLVGTWTFQDKTLPFVKGTVVRKSIFEGRSFEVAITGGQLQIPIADGKTKLSNYQGLEIEGYDNVKKSYVTTSINNHIGSNAAQQIGQYDPQTSVIIYEWESELVPGVRQKNRKVLHLLDPDHYSEEYYEQQNGHSKKTRELLYTKTIPK; translated from the coding sequence ATGAAAAATGCTTCTTTTATAATCACGTTTATCTTACTTTTTATAGGCTATTGGGCCCAATCACAAACGCTGACAAAAGTTCCCGCCAACCAGCAGGAAGCGATGACCCAACTACTGAACTATTCAAGACCAGTCCCTAATCATGCCCTACTAGCCAACCTGGTCGGGACGTGGACGTTTCAGGATAAAACCCTACCATTTGTGAAAGGAACGGTTGTCCGAAAATCAATTTTTGAAGGACGCTCCTTTGAGGTAGCGATCACTGGTGGCCAGTTACAAATACCCATTGCTGATGGTAAAACAAAGTTGTCAAACTATCAGGGCCTGGAGATTGAAGGGTATGATAACGTCAAGAAAAGCTATGTGACCACCTCCATCAACAACCACATTGGTAGTAATGCAGCCCAACAAATCGGACAATATGATCCCCAAACCAGCGTGATCATCTATGAATGGGAAAGTGAGCTAGTACCAGGAGTGAGGCAAAAAAACCGAAAAGTGTTGCACCTTCTTGACCCTGATCATTATAGCGAGGAATATTATGAACAGCAAAACGGTCATTCGAAGAAGACTAGAGAATTACTTTACACCAAAACCATACCCAAATAA
- a CDS encoding ArsR/SmtB family transcription factor produces the protein MRRDIFQAIADPTRRAILALIALQAMTPNAIADNFNTTRQSVSKHLRILTECELVKQQQQGREIYYSLEIEKMKEIDQWLNPFRKIWETRFDQLDQVLSTLKKQENEN, from the coding sequence ATGAGACGAGATATTTTCCAGGCAATAGCTGACCCGACCAGACGGGCCATCCTGGCGTTGATTGCCTTACAGGCCATGACACCGAACGCCATCGCTGACAACTTCAACACCACCCGACAGTCTGTTTCCAAGCATCTACGCATACTCACCGAATGTGAACTGGTGAAACAGCAGCAACAGGGAAGGGAGATTTACTATTCGCTCGAAATTGAAAAAATGAAAGAGATTGATCAGTGGTTGAACCCGTTTAGAAAGATTTGGGAGACTCGTTTTGATCAACTCGACCAGGTATTATCAACGCTTAAAAAACAGGAAAATGAAAACTGA